One genomic region from Flagellimonas oceani encodes:
- a CDS encoding ABC transporter permease, with product MFRNNLKVAWRNLKSNRLFSIINIVGLSIGLTIVMMLFLFISYERSFDSMFPKKDRIQRVLLKTNGDFGFETWATVPPVTALAMKEEVTNVESAARLLKHNFGDPASLRINNQNFTENLFYWVDKELLTIFDIEMVKGSSTGALDRPGTVILSEKAAQTYFGNQNPIGQTIVVDNNRELEVTGIYKDFPENSTLDADIMASSNGYWFYDRKSWSNASFETYCLLKENVSVEATQAQIDQMLKANIEKEGQWYTFGLQPLEEVHLYSASFASGYASRIGDINEVRNLTYLAILILLIACINYMNLTTARSQKRSKEVGISKTLGASSKSLVWRFYLEAGLITAISIVLGIVLTVLLLPSFNALTNQNLTMDLLLTPPFLLAILGIWVVTTFFSGLYPSLYLSRFLPKEILSPSLKQGKGNLLIRKGLVVMQFAASAALIVGVMVIYQQTKYIQNKNLGFAADNVMAISIGGLNGDENRNALEQEFKKLSEVTAVSMVQGYPGMDVSGRTLRKNSTDEKGINIQTNVSDEGVLEALKLRLLAGKSLPKTKSKTDTLVEVVLNKKAVDFLGYSPEEAIGKEVFIGVPQTIVGVVDDFNYESLHQPIGAYAFHNNSSENKSHMLVRFKSGNLANTVADLKSTFTSVATHLDFNYSFLDQNIARLYAKEKRAGRISVVFCMLAIFVAALGLFGLAAYTAEQRRKEIGIRKVLGASVAKISQMLSTDFTKLVFVGLVIGFPVAYFSMENWLEGFAYRIQIQWWVFALAGCIALGIALVTVSFQSIRAALANPTKSLRTE from the coding sequence ATGTTCAGGAACAATCTAAAAGTAGCGTGGAGAAATCTCAAGTCCAATAGACTTTTTTCAATAATCAATATAGTGGGACTTTCAATAGGCCTCACTATTGTGATGATGTTGTTTCTGTTCATTTCGTACGAAAGGAGTTTCGACTCCATGTTCCCAAAAAAGGACAGGATACAACGGGTTTTATTAAAAACCAATGGAGATTTTGGTTTTGAGACTTGGGCCACAGTACCCCCGGTAACGGCCTTGGCCATGAAAGAAGAGGTTACGAATGTGGAAAGTGCCGCCAGGTTGTTGAAACACAATTTTGGCGATCCCGCCTCATTGCGCATAAACAATCAAAACTTTACCGAAAACCTGTTTTATTGGGTAGATAAGGAGTTGCTTACCATTTTTGATATTGAAATGGTTAAAGGAAGTTCTACCGGCGCCTTGGACAGACCCGGTACGGTAATTCTTTCTGAAAAAGCCGCCCAGACCTATTTTGGCAATCAAAACCCGATCGGACAAACCATCGTGGTCGATAACAATCGTGAGCTTGAAGTAACCGGGATATACAAGGATTTCCCTGAAAACAGTACCCTTGATGCGGACATTATGGCGTCGAGCAACGGATATTGGTTCTACGACAGAAAATCTTGGAGCAATGCCAGTTTTGAGACCTATTGTTTGTTAAAGGAGAATGTTTCTGTAGAGGCCACTCAGGCACAAATTGACCAAATGTTGAAGGCAAATATTGAAAAAGAGGGCCAATGGTACACTTTTGGTCTGCAACCTTTGGAAGAGGTACATTTATATTCGGCATCTTTTGCGAGCGGTTATGCTTCTCGCATTGGGGACATCAATGAGGTTCGCAACCTTACCTATTTGGCCATTTTGATTCTTTTGATTGCCTGTATCAACTATATGAACCTTACCACGGCCCGTTCCCAAAAGCGTTCCAAAGAAGTGGGAATCAGTAAAACCCTGGGAGCCTCTTCGAAGTCTCTAGTATGGAGATTTTATCTGGAAGCTGGACTCATTACGGCTATTTCCATTGTGTTGGGCATTGTGTTGACCGTGTTGTTGCTACCCAGCTTTAATGCCCTCACAAATCAAAATTTGACGATGGATTTATTGTTGACCCCGCCTTTTTTACTGGCAATATTGGGGATTTGGGTTGTTACCACCTTCTTTTCTGGCCTATACCCTTCCTTGTACCTATCCAGGTTTTTGCCCAAGGAAATCCTGTCGCCATCGTTAAAGCAAGGAAAAGGAAATTTATTGATCAGAAAGGGATTGGTAGTCATGCAATTTGCCGCCTCTGCCGCATTGATTGTCGGGGTCATGGTCATCTATCAACAAACAAAATATATCCAGAACAAAAACCTGGGCTTTGCCGCAGACAACGTTATGGCCATTTCCATTGGGGGATTGAATGGTGATGAAAACCGTAATGCCCTGGAACAGGAGTTCAAAAAACTATCGGAGGTAACCGCCGTATCCATGGTACAGGGGTATCCCGGAATGGATGTGAGCGGACGGACCCTTAGAAAAAACAGCACCGATGAAAAAGGGATCAACATCCAGACCAATGTATCGGATGAAGGTGTCTTGGAGGCGCTCAAACTACGACTTTTGGCGGGTAAAAGCTTGCCCAAAACCAAAAGTAAAACAGATACTCTGGTAGAAGTGGTATTGAACAAAAAGGCAGTTGATTTTTTGGGGTATTCCCCAGAAGAGGCCATTGGCAAGGAAGTATTTATCGGGGTTCCGCAAACGATAGTCGGCGTGGTGGATGATTTTAATTATGAATCGTTGCACCAACCCATAGGCGCCTATGCATTTCACAATAATTCAAGCGAAAACAAATCTCACATGCTTGTGCGGTTCAAGTCTGGCAATTTGGCCAATACAGTGGCCGACCTTAAGAGTACTTTTACCAGTGTGGCCACCCATCTGGATTTCAACTATTCTTTTTTGGACCAAAACATTGCAAGATTGTACGCCAAGGAAAAAAGGGCAGGACGGATTAGTGTTGTGTTCTGTATGCTGGCCATTTTTGTGGCAGCATTGGGCCTTTTTGGTCTGGCAGCCTATACAGCGGAACAACGAAGAAAGGAAATCGGCATACGAAAAGTATTGGGAGCATCTGTGGCAAAAATCAGCCAAATGTTATCTACGGATTTTACAAAGTTAGTGTTCGTAGGCCTGGTCATAGGATTTCCGGTGGCCTATTTTTCCATGGAAAATTGGCTGGAAGGTTTTGCTTATAGAATCCAGATTCAATGGTGGGTATTCGCTTTGGCCGGATGTATTGCTTTGGGCATAGCGCTTGTAACCGTCAGTTTTCAGTCGATAAGGGCGGCATTGGCCAACCCGACGAAAAGCCTGAGAACAGAATAG
- a CDS encoding ABC transporter ATP-binding protein, with the protein MIKITDLKKSFRTEEVETLALNGVNLKVEDGEFVAIMGPSGCGKSTLLNIIGMLDNPTQGSYNFAGHEVGGLKESQRTQLRKGNLGFVFQSFNLIDELTVFENVELPLIYLKMNKAERKEKVLKVLERMKIAHREKHFPQQLSGGQQQRVAIARAVVTNPKLILADEPTGNLDSKNGIEVMNLLTELNQEGTTIVMVTHSDRDSHYAHRVINLFDGQIVTESQNKPMKSMV; encoded by the coding sequence ATGATAAAAATTACAGATCTTAAAAAAAGTTTCCGAACAGAAGAGGTGGAGACCTTGGCCTTAAATGGAGTAAACCTAAAGGTGGAAGATGGGGAATTTGTGGCGATAATGGGTCCTTCCGGATGTGGAAAGTCCACCCTCTTGAACATTATCGGTATGCTGGACAACCCCACTCAGGGCAGCTACAATTTTGCGGGCCACGAAGTTGGCGGGTTAAAGGAAAGTCAGCGAACCCAACTGCGAAAGGGGAATTTGGGCTTTGTGTTCCAAAGTTTTAACCTGATAGACGAGCTCACCGTTTTTGAAAATGTGGAACTGCCATTGATCTACCTTAAAATGAACAAGGCAGAGCGCAAGGAAAAAGTACTGAAGGTTTTGGAGCGCATGAAGATCGCCCATCGCGAAAAGCACTTTCCACAACAACTTTCCGGTGGTCAGCAGCAAAGGGTGGCCATTGCAAGGGCCGTGGTCACCAATCCAAAACTGATCTTGGCGGATGAGCCCACAGGTAACCTGGACTCCAAAAACGGGATCGAGGTAATGAACCTGTTGACCGAGCTGAACCAAGAGGGCACTACTATTGTAATGGTAACACACTCCGATCGGGATTCGCATTACGCTCATAGGGTCATCAATCTCTTCGACGGTCAAATTGTGACCGAGAGCCAAAATAAGCCCATGAAAAGCATGGTATAG
- a CDS encoding efflux RND transporter periplasmic adaptor subunit, whose amino-acid sequence MDIQLEKKKGLKLKHYGYIALGILLLFVGYKLIFASSMSTFRTEKDRLSISSVTEGKFDDYITINGNVAPIATIYMDAYEGGRVSEKLIEEGSMVKKGDIILKLENMALYEQILASESNLALKQNDLRSTKLTFDSRQVEGRKSLATAQYDVQRLKRAYEQNEELYKEELVSKETYLKSKEDYQLAEKQLEIVKLQTEQDDELRKTSLKGLDTDLERMQKTLSMVYERLDHLNVRAPADGQLGFLDAEIGQNISQGQRIGQINVLTDFKIEADIDEHYIDRVKRDLSATLERNGNEYKLRLRKVYPEVRNGRFRVDLVFVDEKPETIRAGQSYNIRLQLGESNDAILLPKGGFFQSTGGQWVFVVGPDGNEAIKRNVRLGKQNSRYYEVLEGLQPGEQVITSNYDSFGDAERIVLK is encoded by the coding sequence ATGGATATACAATTAGAAAAAAAGAAAGGACTTAAACTCAAGCATTACGGCTACATCGCTTTGGGCATATTGCTCTTGTTCGTTGGCTATAAGTTGATTTTTGCCAGTTCCATGTCCACCTTTAGGACAGAGAAGGACCGTTTGTCCATCTCCTCGGTGACCGAAGGTAAATTTGACGACTACATAACCATTAATGGAAACGTGGCGCCCATCGCTACGATTTATATGGATGCCTATGAAGGCGGGCGTGTTTCCGAAAAGTTGATCGAGGAAGGTTCCATGGTAAAAAAGGGGGACATTATCCTTAAGTTGGAGAACATGGCCCTGTACGAGCAGATTTTGGCAAGCGAAAGTAACTTGGCCCTTAAACAGAACGACCTGCGTTCCACCAAGCTTACTTTTGATTCCAGACAAGTGGAAGGAAGAAAATCCTTGGCAACCGCTCAATATGATGTGCAGAGGCTAAAACGCGCCTATGAGCAGAACGAGGAGCTGTACAAGGAAGAATTGGTTTCAAAAGAAACCTACCTAAAGTCAAAAGAAGATTACCAACTGGCAGAAAAGCAATTGGAAATCGTGAAGCTCCAAACAGAACAGGATGATGAATTAAGGAAAACATCCCTAAAAGGATTGGACACCGATTTGGAACGTATGCAAAAGACGCTTTCCATGGTGTATGAACGGTTGGACCACTTGAACGTTCGAGCCCCCGCAGATGGACAATTAGGGTTTTTGGATGCAGAAATCGGTCAAAATATTTCACAGGGACAGCGAATCGGCCAGATCAATGTGCTTACCGATTTTAAAATTGAGGCCGATATCGACGAGCATTATATCGATCGCGTAAAAAGAGACCTCTCCGCAACATTGGAGCGTAACGGGAACGAGTACAAACTGCGCTTGCGCAAGGTGTATCCCGAAGTTAGGAACGGAAGGTTCCGCGTAGACCTGGTTTTTGTGGATGAAAAACCGGAGACCATAAGAGCGGGACAGAGCTATAACATACGATTACAATTGGGCGAATCCAACGATGCCATTTTATTGCCCAAAGGAGGCTTTTTCCAAAGCACAGGTGGGCAATGGGTTTTTGTAGTGGGCCCTGATGGCAACGAGGCCATTAAGCGCAATGTACGATTGGGAAAACAAAACTCAAGATATTATGAAGTTCTGGAAGGGCTTCAACCAGGAGAACAGGTCATTACCAGTAACTATGATAGTTTTGGCGATGCGGAACGGATCGTGTTAAAATGA
- a CDS encoding TolC family protein — MTLKLKITTLVLLASFIGAAQEVWTLEECVDYAIEHNLQVKNTSYNNESSRESYRQSIRDLLPSVSGSTDYSIRYGRSADPQTNDFVNTEFFSNNYSLNASLDLFRGFQKLNSIRASKFIYKATQEDILQEKFLLAFRVMSAFYDIKFFEGLVANTLEQLEISQANYDLVEKQVELGLMAGADLYEAESNLLGDKFLLTQNKNQLTNAKLVLLQEMNLIGATDIKIQESLEETSLNQQVTLDSLYRSARGFVPLVKAQEYRVSAAKKQMQATRGDLFPSLSLFAGYGTSYFETNVDENGNVIPFKTQFNDNQSKFVGAQLNIPISNGWANHSRVKQQKIAYLQAKNNLEIQEQELFQLLQQLVQDNSALVAEYEQSLKKVEAQELAFTIAQKRYEKGLINALELFQAKNLFGVAQNENLQVGLRLKVNQTTIDFYSGLPIFNIN; from the coding sequence ATGACTCTAAAACTTAAAATAACCACCTTAGTATTATTGGCATCTTTTATTGGTGCTGCCCAAGAGGTTTGGACGCTGGAAGAATGTGTGGATTATGCCATTGAACACAACCTTCAGGTAAAGAATACCTCCTATAACAATGAATCCAGTAGGGAATCTTACAGACAATCCATCAGAGACCTATTGCCCTCCGTGAGCGGTTCTACCGATTACAGTATTAGATACGGTAGGTCTGCAGATCCGCAAACCAACGATTTTGTGAATACGGAATTCTTCAGTAACAACTATTCGCTAAATGCCAGCTTGGACCTCTTCCGCGGTTTTCAAAAATTAAATTCGATAAGGGCGTCAAAATTTATTTACAAAGCCACCCAAGAGGATATTTTACAGGAAAAGTTCTTGTTGGCCTTTAGGGTGATGAGCGCTTTTTACGACATCAAGTTCTTCGAAGGATTGGTGGCCAACACCTTGGAACAACTCGAAATTTCGCAGGCCAATTACGATTTGGTCGAAAAACAAGTGGAATTGGGATTAATGGCCGGAGCCGATCTTTACGAAGCGGAATCCAATCTTTTGGGCGACAAATTTCTATTGACCCAAAACAAGAACCAATTAACAAATGCCAAATTGGTGCTCCTACAGGAAATGAACCTGATCGGTGCCACCGATATTAAAATTCAGGAAAGCCTTGAAGAAACATCGCTCAACCAACAAGTGACCCTGGATTCGCTGTACCGATCCGCACGCGGATTTGTGCCCTTGGTAAAAGCTCAGGAGTATCGGGTTTCCGCAGCCAAAAAGCAAATGCAGGCCACAAGAGGGGACCTGTTTCCATCTTTGTCCCTGTTTGCAGGTTACGGAACCAGCTATTTTGAGACCAATGTGGATGAGAATGGCAACGTGATACCATTTAAGACCCAGTTCAACGACAACCAATCCAAGTTTGTGGGCGCCCAGTTAAACATACCCATAAGCAATGGATGGGCCAACCATTCCAGGGTAAAGCAGCAGAAAATTGCGTATTTGCAGGCCAAGAACAATCTGGAAATACAGGAGCAGGAATTATTTCAGTTATTGCAACAATTGGTCCAGGATAATAGTGCATTGGTGGCGGAGTATGAGCAGAGCCTAAAAAAGGTAGAAGCCCAGGAATTGGCATTCACCATTGCGCAAAAAAGATATGAAAAAGGATTGATCAACGCATTGGAGCTGTTTCAGGCCAAGAACCTTTTTGGTGTGGCACAAAATGAGAACTTACAGGTGGGATTAAGGTTAAAAGTGAACCAAACAACGATTGATTTTTACAGCGGTCTGCCCATATTTAACATCAACTAA
- a CDS encoding sigma-54-dependent transcriptional regulator, giving the protein MVDAKILVVDDNKSVLSALEILLQFEYKSVQSIFNPNQISSFPNLEDIDIVLLDMNFSAGVNTGNEGLYWLNEIKKRSPNTSVIMMTAYGAVDLAVRALKQGASDFVLKPWNNERLMTTVKSAYELRKSKQEIHNLKKKESNLKQVINQDRNYIIGQSKALTAVLNLVAKVAKTDVNVLITGENGTGKELIARELHRLSNRKNEVFIGVDMGSIAENLFESELFGHTKGSFTDAKEDRAGKFEAAHQGSLFLDEIGNLSLQMQAKLLSSIQNKSVVRVGSNKPIDVDIRLICATNCNLEQMVADGLFREDLLYRINTIHIEVPPLRERNEDILVLADFFLKKFAHKYDKSGLRMNQTAQEKLMEYPWPGNVRELQHTMERAVILSDGNVLKPSDFLLHAKPMQSMDNEPLTLNEMEQQMINRALEQNEGNYSAAAEQLGISRQTLYNKLKKKND; this is encoded by the coding sequence ATGGTCGATGCCAAAATCTTAGTGGTCGATGATAATAAGAGTGTGCTCAGTGCTCTGGAAATTCTTTTGCAGTTTGAGTACAAAAGCGTTCAGAGCATTTTTAATCCCAACCAAATCTCTTCGTTTCCAAATTTGGAGGATATCGATATTGTGCTCTTGGACATGAACTTTTCTGCCGGAGTCAATACCGGAAATGAAGGTTTGTATTGGCTGAACGAGATTAAAAAAAGGTCTCCGAATACTTCCGTTATTATGATGACCGCCTACGGGGCGGTGGATTTGGCCGTTAGGGCCTTAAAGCAGGGCGCTTCGGACTTTGTGCTGAAACCTTGGAACAACGAACGCTTGATGACCACCGTGAAATCGGCCTACGAGCTGCGAAAATCCAAACAGGAAATTCACAACCTTAAGAAAAAGGAAAGCAATTTAAAGCAGGTCATCAATCAGGACCGTAACTATATCATTGGCCAATCCAAGGCGCTGACCGCTGTGCTAAACCTCGTGGCCAAAGTGGCCAAAACGGACGTTAATGTGTTGATTACCGGTGAAAATGGAACGGGAAAAGAACTGATAGCCCGCGAACTGCACCGACTCTCCAACCGGAAAAATGAAGTTTTTATAGGAGTGGATATGGGTTCCATTGCCGAGAACCTGTTCGAAAGTGAACTTTTTGGGCATACCAAAGGTTCGTTTACCGATGCCAAGGAAGATAGAGCGGGCAAGTTCGAGGCCGCTCACCAAGGCAGCTTGTTCTTGGATGAAATCGGGAACCTTTCTTTGCAGATGCAGGCGAAATTATTGTCATCCATTCAAAATAAATCGGTGGTTCGGGTAGGTTCCAACAAACCTATTGATGTGGACATTAGATTGATCTGCGCCACCAATTGCAATCTGGAACAAATGGTCGCCGATGGCCTGTTCCGGGAGGATTTGCTGTACCGCATCAACACCATCCATATAGAGGTGCCGCCCTTGCGGGAGCGCAATGAGGATATTTTGGTGCTAGCCGATTTTTTCCTGAAAAAATTTGCCCATAAATACGATAAATCCGGCCTGCGAATGAATCAAACGGCACAGGAGAAACTGATGGAATATCCGTGGCCCGGGAATGTTCGCGAATTGCAACATACTATGGAAAGGGCCGTAATCCTATCGGATGGAAACGTGTTGAAACCCTCGGATTTTTTGTTACATGCCAAGCCTATGCAGTCCATGGACAACGAACCCTTGACCCTCAACGAAATGGAGCAACAGATGATCAATAGGGCCTTGGAGCAAAATGAGGGAAATTACAGTGCGGCGGCGGAACAATTGGGCATATCCCGCCAAACCCTTTACAATAAGTTGAAGAAAAAGAATGACTGA
- a CDS encoding sensor histidine kinase: MASRNFYIQLILRVVFMTLTAVALAFSVAYKWYFALGLCAIILVGEVYSLITFINRTNRKIAYFFDAIKNEDFTLRFPEGVTIESFKELNRSLNRVNGLIQEVHMQLQIREQYYQEILKQASIGIMTYNEKGHILFANPTLEQLLDYTPLNHIKQLKQVDENLYEIFKDFNPFQRKLFQLSNEREQTQLAIKSTPLTLDGQSLQLVVVQDIHKELDEKETESWVRLIRVLTHEIMNTITPIASISDSIIKYYRKGDKITPMAELEEVQIKNTLKGLEVIKEQGGDLMDFVQSYRSLLHVPEPNKSLVKGKDLLEKIDVLMSVRLVDGESEFSTDCHPEGLEFYIDEKQISQVLINLGKNALQSVEASKNGKVLMVAGVDEKGSKFIEIRDNGPGIPPEVMDEIFVPFFTTKSEGTGIGLSLSKRVMQLHGGSIQVRSVPHTETVFRLTFA; this comes from the coding sequence ATGGCAAGTAGAAACTTTTACATTCAGCTTATTCTCAGGGTCGTTTTTATGACCCTTACCGCTGTGGCGTTGGCATTTTCCGTAGCCTATAAGTGGTATTTTGCCTTGGGGCTCTGTGCTATTATTTTGGTGGGCGAAGTGTATTCACTGATTACTTTTATCAACCGGACCAACCGAAAAATCGCCTATTTTTTTGATGCCATCAAGAACGAGGATTTTACGCTCCGGTTTCCCGAAGGGGTCACTATTGAGTCCTTCAAGGAGTTGAACCGCAGCCTCAATCGGGTCAACGGACTGATCCAAGAGGTACATATGCAACTTCAGATACGGGAGCAGTACTATCAAGAAATTTTAAAGCAAGCAAGTATCGGCATCATGACCTACAATGAAAAAGGGCATATCCTATTTGCCAATCCCACCTTGGAGCAATTGCTGGATTACACCCCCTTGAACCACATTAAACAATTGAAGCAGGTTGATGAAAATCTTTATGAGATCTTTAAAGACTTCAACCCTTTTCAAAGAAAACTGTTCCAGTTATCCAATGAGCGCGAACAAACGCAATTGGCCATAAAATCAACACCGCTTACTTTGGACGGCCAATCTTTACAATTGGTCGTGGTGCAGGATATCCATAAAGAGCTGGACGAAAAGGAAACGGAATCCTGGGTGCGGCTCATCCGTGTGCTCACCCACGAGATCATGAACACCATCACCCCCATTGCCTCCATTTCGGATTCCATCATCAAATATTACCGCAAAGGGGACAAAATCACCCCAATGGCGGAATTGGAGGAGGTTCAGATAAAAAACACCTTGAAAGGTCTGGAGGTCATTAAGGAACAAGGGGGCGACCTAATGGACTTTGTGCAGTCGTACCGGAGTCTACTCCACGTACCCGAACCCAACAAATCCTTGGTGAAAGGAAAAGATTTGCTCGAAAAAATCGATGTGCTGATGTCTGTCAGGCTGGTAGACGGGGAAAGTGAATTTTCCACCGATTGCCATCCGGAGGGTTTGGAGTTTTATATTGATGAAAAACAGATTTCGCAAGTGTTGATCAATTTGGGCAAAAATGCCCTACAGTCTGTTGAGGCATCTAAAAACGGTAAAGTGCTAATGGTCGCTGGGGTGGACGAAAAAGGTTCCAAATTTATAGAGATCCGGGACAATGGCCCTGGTATTCCACCAGAAGTGATGGATGAAATATTCGTGCCTTTTTTTACTACAAAGAGCGAAGGCACCGGTATTGGTCTTAGTCTCTCCAAACGTGTAATGCAACTTCACGGCGGGAGCATTCAGGTGCGTTCGGTCCCCCATACCGAAACTGTTTTTCGACTCACCTTTGCCTAA
- a CDS encoding 3-oxoacyl-ACP synthase, giving the protein MKKELLDFCWSYVDQRSERLKKQSEELQESLGSETKSSAGDKHETGRAMVQLEQEKLGQQLQELDATRSILNKINIDAPSSKIRLGSLVKTSMADYFIAISAGALKKEGRIFYCISANAPIARLLLGKEKGERFVFNGKEQEILEVH; this is encoded by the coding sequence ATGAAAAAAGAGCTGTTGGATTTTTGTTGGAGCTACGTGGACCAAAGGTCGGAACGACTCAAAAAGCAGAGCGAAGAGCTCCAGGAATCCTTGGGCTCGGAAACCAAAAGTTCGGCGGGCGACAAACATGAAACGGGGCGGGCCATGGTACAATTGGAACAGGAAAAACTGGGCCAGCAGTTACAGGAACTCGATGCCACTCGAAGCATTCTCAACAAAATCAATATCGATGCACCATCAAGCAAAATCCGCTTGGGCTCCTTGGTAAAAACGAGCATGGCCGATTATTTTATTGCCATCTCCGCTGGTGCCCTTAAAAAAGAGGGTAGGATTTTTTACTGTATTTCCGCCAATGCTCCGATTGCCCGATTATTGTTGGGCAAAGAAAAAGGGGAGCGATTTGTTTTTAACGGAAAGGAACAAGAAATCTTGGAGGTGCATTAA
- a CDS encoding MCP four helix bundle domain-containing protein: protein MPKRTIRQRIHAGFVLAAAFLLVLASNRLNNRNFSTVEHGVDSVFEDRLVVQEYIYRLNNLFHKKEMFLAYNSLDEKTLPQYPEINTILADFEKTDITREESLHLTSLKENYGELKNLEQAHIKDNASEADIMAVLDRIGRNLDELSEVQLSEGRQLTQRSKRSLGMNELLSRIEIVFLIIIGILFLVIVFHRDKSEMKLVEDES from the coding sequence ATGCCAAAAAGAACAATAAGACAACGAATTCACGCAGGCTTTGTACTTGCAGCAGCATTTTTATTGGTTCTTGCATCCAATCGGTTGAACAATCGGAACTTCTCGACCGTAGAGCATGGAGTGGATTCTGTTTTTGAGGACAGGTTGGTGGTACAGGAATATATTTATAGGTTGAACAACCTATTTCATAAAAAGGAAATGTTCTTGGCCTATAATTCATTGGACGAAAAGACACTTCCACAATATCCTGAGATCAATACCATTTTGGCCGATTTTGAAAAAACGGACATTACCCGTGAAGAATCCCTGCACCTAACAAGTTTGAAGGAAAATTATGGGGAACTTAAAAATCTGGAACAAGCACATATAAAGGACAATGCTTCCGAAGCGGACATCATGGCTGTTTTGGACAGGATCGGTAGAAATTTGGACGAACTGTCCGAGGTTCAACTCTCCGAAGGAAGACAGTTGACACAGCGCTCCAAAAGGTCTTTGGGCATGAACGAACTACTGTCCCGGATTGAAATTGTGTTCCTCATCATTATCGGGATATTGTTTCTTGTCATCGTTTTTCACCGCGATAAATCCGAGATGAAACTTGTGGAGGATGAATCTTAA
- a CDS encoding GreA/GreB family elongation factor, with amino-acid sequence MKYGSLIMEKKDYLTLKRILNFHRYYEDYAHKDALEQLGERIDRALVEDELDMPDDVVRLNSKVMVEFAQGVQQTFQLVPSTRGDLKKSTVSVVSTLGASLVGLAEGDQIQLGFPSDVQSFKIIGVEQSHQLSSSFDF; translated from the coding sequence ATGAAATACGGAAGCCTGATCATGGAAAAAAAGGATTATCTAACACTAAAACGCATACTGAACTTCCATAGGTATTATGAGGATTATGCCCATAAAGACGCCTTGGAACAGTTGGGCGAGAGAATAGATAGGGCTCTGGTAGAGGATGAACTGGACATGCCTGACGATGTGGTCCGGTTAAATTCCAAAGTTATGGTGGAGTTTGCGCAAGGCGTGCAGCAAACTTTTCAACTGGTACCATCAACTCGGGGAGACCTTAAAAAGAGTACGGTCTCTGTAGTGAGTACGTTAGGGGCCAGTTTGGTAGGACTTGCGGAGGGCGATCAAATTCAACTTGGTTTTCCCTCGGATGTACAATCCTTCAAGATAATCGGCGTGGAACAATCGCACCAATTATCGTCCAGTTTTGATTTTTAA